Proteins co-encoded in one Nitrospirota bacterium genomic window:
- a CDS encoding TerC family protein, with protein sequence MFDWLTQSEMWIALGTLTALEIVLGIDNIIFISVLVSRLPQQQRNLARRLGLGLAMIARLGLLFSISLVMELTAPLFTLLNQAISGRDLILIIGGLFLLAKATHEIHESLEGADDEAAASAPASFGMLLFQITVLDLVFSLDSVITAVGLVEDVSVMATAIIGAVLVMLFAARSIGEFVDAHPTIKILALSFLI encoded by the coding sequence ATGTTCGATTGGTTGACTCAATCAGAGATGTGGATCGCGTTGGGCACGCTGACGGCCCTCGAAATTGTCCTCGGAATCGACAACATCATCTTCATCTCCGTCCTCGTGAGCCGGCTCCCTCAGCAGCAGCGAAACCTAGCACGCCGTCTTGGGCTAGGCCTTGCGATGATCGCACGACTGGGATTGTTATTCTCGATTTCGCTTGTGATGGAGCTGACGGCTCCCTTATTCACGCTGCTGAACCAAGCGATCTCAGGGCGAGATCTGATTCTCATCATCGGTGGATTGTTTCTCCTCGCCAAAGCCACCCACGAAATTCACGAAAGTCTAGAGGGCGCGGATGACGAAGCAGCCGCATCGGCTCCAGCCAGTTTCGGGATGCTGTTGTTTCAGATCACGGTTCTGGATCTCGTCTTTTCTTTAGATTCCGTCATCACGGCCGTTGGGCTCGTGGAGGACGTCTCGGTCATGGCGACGGCGATCATCGGAGCCGTGCTCGTCATGCTGTTCGCAGCCCGTTCGATCGGCGAATTCGTCGATGCCCATCCAACGATCAAGATTCTCGCGCTATCTTTCCTGATC
- a CDS encoding 16S rRNA (uracil(1498)-N(3))-methyltransferase, translating into MPVLFVSPERIDRQTISVTGDVLVHLRDSLRITVGETLWLNNGQGAKFRVEITDVSKQAVTARVLETIQEPPRQTPCLILGQSLLKGEKMDWVIQKATELGVSEIVPIESRHSVVQLKADRVDHQLARWQRIALEAAQQSEQWRIPTVATPQSLSALLTSLATGTRTLMLAERRDGKSLQTVNLPQDATGSILVLIGPEGGWSQEEAQIAEQAGSRLITCGQHILRSETAAIAAISILQSRLGTLS; encoded by the coding sequence GTCCATCTCCGAGACAGTTTGCGCATCACAGTCGGCGAGACTCTGTGGCTCAACAACGGACAGGGCGCCAAGTTTCGCGTTGAAATCACCGATGTGTCCAAACAAGCGGTCACCGCACGGGTTCTCGAAACGATCCAGGAACCACCCCGCCAGACGCCTTGTCTCATCCTCGGCCAATCGCTGCTTAAGGGGGAGAAGATGGACTGGGTGATTCAAAAAGCAACAGAGCTCGGCGTGAGCGAAATCGTGCCGATTGAAAGCCGGCACAGTGTGGTACAACTGAAAGCCGACCGCGTGGATCACCAGCTCGCCCGTTGGCAGCGAATCGCCTTAGAAGCCGCCCAGCAATCTGAACAGTGGCGAATCCCCACCGTTGCGACGCCACAATCTCTCTCAGCGCTTCTGACCAGCCTGGCAACCGGCACGCGCACTCTCATGCTGGCCGAGCGGCGGGACGGGAAGAGTTTGCAAACGGTCAACCTACCGCAAGATGCGACCGGTTCTATACTGGTTTTGATTGGACCGGAGGGTGGCTGGAGTCAAGAGGAAGCGCAGATTGCCGAGCAGGCAGGAAGTAGACTCATTACCTGTGGTCAGCACATCTTACGATCTGAAACAGCCGCCATTGCTGCCATCAGCATCCTCCAATCACGTCTCGGCACACTGAGCTAA